In Juglans microcarpa x Juglans regia isolate MS1-56 chromosome 4S, Jm3101_v1.0, whole genome shotgun sequence, a single window of DNA contains:
- the LOC121262490 gene encoding endoglucanase 2-like has translation MEAKLKAEETKSGGWFWWLMVLVIGALVVAAATLTIVRDFRRSGPASRIPGHPGAIVESYAFALETALQFFDVQKSGRLENNRIAWRGDSGLRDGSEENLDLSKGMYDAGDLIKFGFPMAFTATMLSWAILEYGDHMSAVKQLGHAQDSLKWITDYLVNAHPSANVLYVQVGDPELDHNCWQRPEAMTERRPLVEVNMSFPGTEVAAETAAAMASASLVFKKINSTYSRMLLMHAQQLFAFADTYRGSYSVSIPQLQKYYNSTGYGDELLWAATWLYHATGERSYLRYVTEKNGKGFANWGSPTWFSWDDKHAGTHILLSRINFFNAEDVSMAENLDLQLYRISAETIMCALLPDSPMATSDRTDGGLIWVIEWNSLQHPVASAFLAVLYSDYMLTSQTETLYCSGRSYKPEDLRKFAISQADYVLGKNPMKMSYLVGYGSDYPQYVHHRGSSIPVDADTGCRVGFKWLNSSDPNCNVAIGALVGGPFLNETYIDSRNNSMQGEPTTYNSALIVGLLSGLISSSSVVRNFA, from the exons ATGGAAGCCAAGCTGAAAGCAGAGGAAACAAAGTCCGGGGGCTGGTTTTGGTGGTTAATGGTGTTGGTGATTGGAGCTCTTGTAGTCGCAGCGGCTACACTGACTATTGTAAGAGATTTCCGTCGCTCAGGGCCAGCTTCAAGAATCCCCGGCCACCCCGGCGCTATTGTTGAATCATACGCCTTTGCTCTCGAAACAGCTCTGCAATTCTTCGACGTTCAAAAGT cAGGTAGGCTGGAGAACAATAGGATTGCGTGGAGAGGGGACTCGGGGTTAAGAGATGGGAGTGAAGAGAACTTGGATTTGTCGAAAGGAATGTACGATGCAGGTGATCTGATCAAGTTTGGATTCCCCATGGCTTTTACGGCAACAATGTTATCGTGGGCGATTCTTGAATACGGGGATCACATGAGTGCAGTGAAGCAACTGGGACATGCTCAGGACTCACTCAAGTGGATCACTGATTACCTTGTCAATGCTCATCCTTCTGCAAATGTGCTTTATGTTCAG GTGGGTGATCCTGAACTAGACCACAACTGTTGGCAAAGACCTGAAGCCATGACTGAGAGAAGACCTCTGGTGGAGGTTAACATGTCATTCCCTGGAACAGAAGTTGCAGCAGAAACTGCAGCAGCTATGGCATCAGCATCTCTGGTTTTCAAGAAAATCAATTCTACTTACTCTAGAATGCTCCTTATGCATGCACAACAGCTATTTGCTTTCGCTGATACTTATAGAGGTTCATACAGTGTCAGCATCCCCCAATTGCAGAAATACTACAACTCCACAGGATATGGAGATGAACTCTTATGGGCAGCTACTTGGCTCTATCATGCTACTGGAGAACGATCATACCTCAGATATGTAACTGAAAAAAACGGCAAGGGATTTGCTAACTGGGGTAGTCCAACTTGGTTTAGTTGGGATGACAAGCATGCTGGAACTCAT ATTCTCCTGTCTAGGATAAATTTCTTCAATGCAGAAGATGTGTCAATGGCTGAGAATCTTGATCTCCAGCTGTACAGGATATCTGCTGAGACCATCATGTGTGCACTTCTACCAGATTCACCAATGGCCACTTCTGACAGAACAGATG GTGGTCTGATATGGGTAATAGAGTGGAACTCTCTACAGCATCCTGTGGCATCTGCCTTCCTGGCTGTTCTTTATAGTGATTACATGCTCACATCCCAGACTGAAACTCTATATTGCAGTGGTAGATCATACAAGCCAGAAGATCTTCGTAAATTTGCCATTTCTCAG GCAGATTATGTCTTGGGAAAAAATCCAATGAAGATGAGCTATCTTGTTGGATATGGGAGTGATTACCCTCAATATGTACACCACAGAGGATCTTCAATTCCTGTTGATGCTGACACTGGCTGCAGGGTGGGGTTTAAGTGGCTTAATTCTTCCGATCCCAATTGCAATGTGGCTATTGGAGCACTTGTGGGTGGACCCTTCCTAAATGAGACCTATATCGATTCCCGAAACAACTCAATGCAGGGTGAACCAACCACTTACAACAGTGCTCTCATCGTTGGCCTTCTCTCTGGCTTGATATCCAGTTCTTCAGTGGTTAGGAATTTTGCTTAG